The Nocardioides pantholopis genome window below encodes:
- a CDS encoding TetR/AcrR family transcriptional regulator, producing the protein MPRIDAPTVVEHHARQRRALLDAARSLLAETGEAPSMAAVGRRAGLARSSVYQYFGSPEALLHAVVADVFPDWAGQVQQRVDEATTPGEKVWAYIEANVDLFASSEQAVAHALSRVVEPHVLRGPMEQFHRRLQVPLREALAAYGEPEVPAMAELIDAMIVQASRGAGSGDPECSPQEVQRDLPLRRLRRLLGGYLGLPPAP; encoded by the coding sequence GTGCCGAGGATCGATGCGCCCACGGTCGTCGAGCACCACGCCCGACAGCGCCGGGCGCTGCTGGACGCGGCACGGTCGCTGCTCGCCGAGACCGGCGAGGCGCCGTCCATGGCGGCAGTGGGTCGTCGAGCCGGCCTCGCGCGCAGCAGCGTCTACCAGTACTTCGGGTCCCCCGAGGCGCTCCTGCACGCCGTGGTCGCCGACGTGTTCCCCGACTGGGCCGGCCAGGTCCAGCAGCGGGTCGACGAGGCGACGACCCCCGGTGAGAAGGTCTGGGCCTACATCGAGGCGAACGTCGACCTGTTCGCCAGCTCCGAGCAGGCGGTCGCGCACGCACTGAGCCGGGTGGTCGAGCCGCACGTGCTGCGCGGCCCGATGGAGCAGTTCCACCGGCGGCTGCAGGTCCCGTTGCGGGAGGCGCTCGCGGCGTACGGCGAGCCGGAGGTGCCCGCCATGGCCGAGCTGATCGACGCGATGATCGTGCAGGCCTCGCGCGGAGCCGGGTCGGGCGACCCCGAGTGCTCGCCGCAGGAGGTGCAGCGCGACCTGCCCCTGCGGCGGCTGCGGCGACTGCTCGGCGGCTACCTGGGCCTGCCACCGGCGCCGTGA
- a CDS encoding ABC transporter ATP-binding protein yields MNAALSISEVTLVHGDGEETVTALDGVTLRVGRGELVAVVGPSGSGKSSLLAVAGALTTPTSGEVRLGELDLVAATPRQRDAVRRDRIGFVFQSSNLVPALTAVDQLRLPGTFRRSGAGRDPLELLAEVGMDHKATRRPHELSGGERQRVGIARALVNRPEVLLVDEPTAALDRQRSQDIVGLLARETHGHGVATVMVTHDHEVLGHCDRVYEMVDGQLRMLEG; encoded by the coding sequence ATGAACGCCGCACTGTCCATCTCCGAGGTCACGCTCGTCCACGGGGACGGCGAGGAGACCGTCACAGCGCTCGACGGCGTCACGCTGCGGGTGGGCCGCGGTGAGCTGGTGGCGGTCGTCGGCCCCTCGGGTTCGGGCAAGTCGAGCCTGCTGGCGGTCGCGGGGGCGCTGACCACGCCCACCTCGGGCGAGGTCCGGCTCGGCGAGCTGGACCTGGTCGCCGCCACGCCGCGCCAGCGCGACGCCGTACGCCGCGACCGGATCGGCTTCGTCTTCCAGTCCAGCAACCTGGTCCCCGCGCTCACCGCCGTCGACCAGCTCCGGCTGCCCGGCACGTTCCGGCGCTCCGGCGCCGGCCGGGACCCGCTCGAGCTGCTCGCCGAGGTCGGCATGGACCACAAGGCCACGCGTCGCCCGCACGAGCTCTCCGGCGGTGAGCGCCAGCGCGTCGGCATCGCCCGCGCGCTCGTGAACCGGCCCGAGGTGCTCCTGGTCGACGAGCCCACGGCGGCGCTGGACCGCCAGCGCAGCCAGGACATCGTCGGACTCCTGGCCCGGGAGACCCACGGGCACGGGGTCGCCACGGTGATGGTCACCCACGACCACGAGGTCCTCGGCCATTGCGACCGGGTCTATGAGATGGTCGACGGGCAGCTGAGGATGCTGGAGGGCTGA
- the pcaDC gene encoding bifunctional 3-oxoadipate enol-lactonase/4-carboxymuconolactone decarboxylase PcaDC, protein MNLTAVRLGGRPDLPLLVLGPALGTTAQTLWADTAARLAPDFQVVGWDLPGHGTNTLVPEHPVEVADLAAAVLDLVDDMASGLEVPTFHYAGVGAGGAVGLQLLLDAPARVASAVLVSTRAAPGDNDWAGRAATVREGGTAACLDDAARRWFAPTFEAREPRRCAALLDALRGTDPEGYAVVCEALARFDVRDRLGEVAAPVVTVAGGHDVPAAATGPREIADGVRHGRAVVLDGVARLVPAEAPEAFARLVRDQVLGPSRDTMTVAEVRKAGMAVRREVLGAAYVDRAMAAATEVTRDFQELITEYAWGGIWSRPGLDRRSRSMIAVTALVARGHHEELAMHLRAARTNGLTVEEITEVLMQTAVYCGVPEANIAFRIAQQVFAEER, encoded by the coding sequence ATGAATCTCACCGCAGTGCGCCTCGGTGGGCGGCCGGACCTGCCGCTGCTGGTCCTCGGACCCGCGCTCGGCACCACCGCCCAGACGCTGTGGGCCGACACGGCGGCCCGGCTCGCCCCCGACTTCCAGGTGGTCGGCTGGGACCTGCCCGGCCACGGCACCAACACCCTGGTCCCCGAGCACCCGGTCGAGGTCGCCGACCTGGCGGCCGCCGTGCTGGACCTCGTCGACGACATGGCCTCGGGCCTGGAGGTGCCGACCTTCCACTACGCCGGGGTGGGCGCCGGCGGGGCCGTCGGGCTGCAGCTCCTCCTCGATGCCCCGGCGCGGGTCGCCTCCGCCGTCCTGGTCAGCACGCGCGCCGCGCCCGGCGACAACGACTGGGCCGGGCGCGCCGCCACCGTCCGGGAGGGCGGCACCGCCGCCTGTCTCGACGACGCGGCCCGGCGCTGGTTCGCGCCGACCTTCGAGGCCCGCGAGCCGCGGCGCTGCGCCGCCCTCCTGGACGCGCTGCGCGGGACCGACCCCGAGGGGTATGCAGTGGTGTGCGAGGCCCTGGCCCGCTTCGACGTGCGGGACCGGCTCGGTGAGGTGGCCGCACCCGTCGTGACCGTCGCCGGCGGCCACGACGTCCCCGCCGCCGCGACGGGTCCCCGCGAGATCGCCGACGGCGTACGGCACGGCCGCGCGGTGGTGCTCGACGGCGTCGCCCGGCTGGTGCCGGCCGAGGCCCCCGAGGCCTTCGCCCGGCTGGTGCGCGACCAGGTGCTCGGGCCCAGTCGGGACACGATGACGGTCGCGGAGGTCCGCAAGGCGGGGATGGCGGTACGCCGTGAGGTGCTGGGCGCGGCCTACGTGGACCGCGCCATGGCCGCGGCCACCGAGGTGACCCGCGACTTCCAGGAGCTGATCACCGAGTACGCCTGGGGCGGCATCTGGTCCCGGCCGGGCCTGGACCGGCGGTCTCGGTCGATGATCGCCGTGACCGCGCTGGTCGCGCGCGGCCACCACGAGGAGCTCGCGATGCACCTGCGGGCGGCGCGGACCAACGGGCTCACCGTGGAGGAGATCACCGAGGTGCTGATGCAGACGGCCGTCTACTGCGGTGTCCCGGAGGCCAACATCGCGTTCCGGATCGCCCAGCAGGTGTTCGCCGAGGAGCGCTGA
- a CDS encoding universal stress protein, which yields MKLILVGIDGSTTASAAATRAADLASRYGARLHVICVHRPDGEGRGRVSDAERALAVVQEERARLLAFHDDITIDALPGRAAEVLVEQAADLDADLVVVGNRRLQSPLRGLGSIPGAVTHHAECDVYVVHTT from the coding sequence GTGAAGCTCATCCTCGTCGGCATCGACGGCAGCACGACCGCCTCGGCCGCGGCCACCCGGGCCGCCGACCTGGCCTCGCGGTACGGCGCCCGGCTGCACGTGATCTGCGTGCACCGCCCCGACGGCGAGGGGCGCGGGCGGGTCAGCGACGCCGAGCGGGCGCTCGCGGTGGTCCAGGAGGAGCGGGCCCGCCTGCTGGCCTTCCACGACGACATCACCATCGACGCGCTGCCCGGCCGGGCCGCGGAGGTGCTCGTCGAGCAGGCCGCCGACCTCGACGCGGACCTGGTGGTGGTCGGCAACCGCCGCCTGCAGAGCCCGCTGCGGGGCCTCGGCTCGATCCCGGGCGCGGTGACCCACCACGCCGAGTGCGACGTGTACGTCGTACACACCACCTGA
- a CDS encoding ABC transporter permease, whose amino-acid sequence MRPSFLAIRELSFARGRFALMGVVVALIAVLMVLLSGLSVGLVNDGVSGLQRLPVTSLAFQEDVEKSSAYSRSVVSTEAADAWAQRPDVAEAAPFGNTLANGRTTEGVEIDLALFGVELGSFVDPGVAEGERLRADNEVVISASAADEGVELGHTVVLEPSGMELKVVGILADQHTYGHVDIGYLSLRSWQEAKAGVRPGDAVADRVYEEATAVAVRAADGAEVDLAAGDEAAGTTSLTLEDSFDASPGYSAETSTLQLIQGFLYVISALVVGAFFTVLTVQRKGEIAVLRALGASTGYLLRESLLQSIVLLAVSAGIGIAAGVGLGLAIGATEMPFALEAGPIVAATLLLLVLGVAGAAVAVLRITRVDPLTALGGSR is encoded by the coding sequence ATGAGGCCGTCCTTCCTCGCGATCCGCGAGCTGTCCTTCGCGCGTGGCCGGTTCGCGCTGATGGGCGTCGTGGTGGCTCTCATCGCCGTGCTGATGGTGCTGCTCAGCGGACTGTCGGTCGGCCTGGTCAATGACGGTGTCTCAGGCCTGCAGCGCCTGCCCGTCACGTCCCTGGCGTTCCAGGAAGACGTCGAGAAGAGCTCGGCGTACTCGCGCAGCGTGGTGAGCACCGAGGCGGCGGACGCCTGGGCGCAGCGGCCCGACGTCGCGGAGGCCGCGCCCTTCGGCAACACCCTGGCGAACGGACGCACCACCGAGGGGGTCGAGATCGACCTCGCGCTGTTCGGTGTCGAGCTGGGCTCCTTCGTGGATCCCGGCGTCGCCGAGGGCGAGCGCCTGCGCGCAGACAACGAGGTCGTCATCTCCGCCTCGGCGGCCGACGAGGGCGTCGAGCTCGGGCACACAGTGGTCCTGGAGCCGAGCGGCATGGAGCTGAAGGTCGTGGGGATCCTGGCCGACCAGCACACCTACGGCCACGTGGACATCGGCTACCTCTCGCTGCGCAGCTGGCAGGAGGCGAAGGCCGGCGTCCGGCCGGGCGACGCGGTCGCCGACCGGGTCTACGAGGAGGCGACCGCGGTGGCCGTCCGGGCTGCCGACGGGGCCGAGGTCGACCTGGCCGCAGGCGACGAGGCCGCGGGCACGACGTCGCTGACCCTCGAGGACTCCTTCGACGCCTCGCCGGGCTACTCGGCGGAGACCTCCACCCTCCAGCTCATCCAGGGGTTCCTCTACGTCATCTCCGCGCTGGTCGTCGGCGCGTTCTTCACAGTTCTCACCGTGCAGCGCAAGGGGGAGATCGCGGTGCTCCGGGCGCTCGGCGCCAGCACCGGCTACCTCCTGCGCGAGAGCCTGCTGCAGTCGATCGTGCTGCTGGCCGTCTCCGCCGGGATCGGGATCGCTGCGGGCGTCGGACTCGGTCTCGCGATCGGCGCCACCGAGATGCCGTTCGCGCTGGAGGCCGGTCCGATCGTCGCGGCGACCCTGCTCCTGCTCGTCCTCGGCGTCGCGGGAGCCGCGGTCGCGGTCCTGCGCATCACCCGGGTCGACCCGCTGACTGCTCTGGGAGGCAGCCGATGA
- a CDS encoding SGNH/GDSL hydrolase family protein has product MSRAPHGVPVRTTPPRSLRRMGAALGAGVLTAALGVGMVPAASAGVTDDSARVAPSSILVTEGAEIDYVALGDSYSAGPLVPAQRADPLGCLRSTNNYPAFLAGYFDVASYVDKTCSGAQTADLDRRRQKTILPGPRPRPQVDALSVETDLVTIGIGGNDHKLFGSMIKVCGKVAELAPKGAPCRRHFTTKRGVDTKLRDAARIRKPVVRVLRAVARRAPRAEVYVVGYPRLLPQKGTCKAVKFAAGDYRWGNRVERRLNKSLRQAAARTGATYVDLYPASRGHDACAGKEAWVNGSTLNPLRAADFHPFLRGMRGAAQEIYRQLTGGRTAPGDAVALPPVALPRATTDPAVIAERLAAR; this is encoded by the coding sequence ATGTCTCGAGCACCCCACGGCGTCCCTGTCCGCACCACCCCACCCCGCTCGCTGCGACGGATGGGCGCCGCCCTCGGGGCCGGGGTCCTGACCGCCGCCCTGGGCGTCGGCATGGTCCCGGCCGCGTCGGCCGGCGTCACCGACGACTCGGCGCGGGTCGCGCCGAGCAGCATCCTGGTGACCGAGGGTGCTGAGATCGACTACGTCGCGCTGGGCGACTCCTACAGCGCCGGGCCGCTCGTCCCCGCCCAGCGCGCCGACCCGCTCGGCTGCCTGCGCTCGACCAACAACTACCCGGCCTTCCTGGCCGGCTACTTCGACGTCGCCAGCTACGTCGACAAGACCTGCTCCGGCGCGCAGACCGCCGACCTCGACCGACGCCGGCAGAAGACGATCCTGCCCGGCCCGCGGCCGCGGCCGCAGGTGGACGCCCTGAGCGTGGAGACCGACCTGGTGACGATCGGGATCGGCGGCAACGACCACAAGCTGTTCGGGTCGATGATCAAGGTGTGCGGGAAGGTCGCCGAGCTCGCCCCGAAGGGCGCGCCCTGCCGACGCCACTTCACCACCAAGCGCGGGGTGGACACCAAGCTCCGGGACGCGGCGCGGATCCGCAAGCCGGTGGTCCGGGTGCTGCGGGCCGTGGCGCGCCGCGCGCCCCGCGCCGAGGTGTACGTCGTGGGCTACCCGCGGCTGCTGCCCCAGAAGGGCACCTGCAAGGCCGTGAAGTTCGCCGCCGGCGACTACCGGTGGGGCAACCGGGTGGAGCGGCGGCTGAACAAGTCGCTGCGGCAGGCGGCGGCCCGCACCGGCGCGACGTACGTCGACCTGTATCCGGCCTCGCGCGGGCACGACGCCTGCGCCGGCAAGGAGGCGTGGGTCAACGGGAGCACGCTCAACCCGCTCCGGGCTGCCGACTTCCACCCGTTCCTGCGCGGCATGCGCGGCGCGGCCCAGGAGATCTACCGCCAGCTGACCGGCGGCCGGACGGCCCCCGGCGACGCCGTCGCGCTCCCGCCGGTCGCCCTGCCGCGGGCCACCACCGACCCCGCTGTCATCGCCGAGCGGCTCGCGGCGCGCTGA
- a CDS encoding PGPGW domain-containing protein, whose translation MLRGMMRAARRITLEVLGWLLVVAGIAALVLPGPGLLMLFGGIAILSQQYEWAERRLEPLKFRALKGAAESVETWVRITLSSLAALVLLGCGVVWVVGPDVPGWWPVAERWWLPGEDVTGVTQVLSALVALALIVYSYRRFHGNPDAVAELEADMHRAQEDRERRAEV comes from the coding sequence ATGCTGAGGGGCATGATGCGCGCGGCCCGACGGATCACCCTCGAGGTGCTCGGCTGGCTTCTCGTGGTCGCCGGCATCGCCGCACTGGTGCTTCCCGGCCCGGGCCTGCTGATGCTCTTCGGGGGCATCGCGATCCTCTCCCAGCAGTACGAGTGGGCCGAGCGGCGCCTCGAGCCGCTGAAGTTCCGGGCGCTCAAGGGCGCCGCCGAGAGCGTCGAGACCTGGGTCCGGATCACGCTGTCCTCCCTGGCCGCGCTGGTCCTGCTGGGCTGCGGCGTGGTCTGGGTCGTCGGCCCGGACGTGCCGGGCTGGTGGCCCGTGGCCGAGCGCTGGTGGCTCCCGGGCGAGGACGTCACCGGCGTCACCCAGGTGCTCTCCGCGCTCGTGGCCCTCGCGCTGATCGTCTACAGCTACCGCCGATTCCACGGCAACCCGGACGCGGTCGCGGAGTTGGAGGCCGACATGCACCGCGCCCAGGAGGACCGGGAGCGCCGGGCCGAGGTCTGA